A single Cannabis sativa cultivar Pink pepper isolate KNU-18-1 chromosome 7, ASM2916894v1, whole genome shotgun sequence DNA region contains:
- the LOC115696267 gene encoding stemmadenine O-acetyltransferase, translated as MEFNIVSRELITPSSQTHHLEPYKLCLIDQISPKYYFPVILFYSNSDAKLFDLSKTLTQMKISLSETLNLYYPLSGRAKDDQYIDDFQAGVPFFEAKINWQMSEFFQREIEFHNQLLPFQPFGKTPNNNIPPIAFQVNIFGCGGIALGIVFYHMIMDAATMSNFLKSWAAFSSGSTHKVINPNLVEGTILFPPKEIDFLNDYTSVVNRFFFNEGEYTAKRFVFAIESIQTLIEMAKSKHVPNPTRNLAVTCFIWKHIMAAYWADSEPNDLITACQVMNIRPRMKSRHNGDSLDGVVGNLVGHVGSVFDPNNDHQNVKNSSDIKLSDLVRRLKEAMEGFEDYFLCQVKKGGEEASSEMLEQVGNLSLLDKLGKPNHFISFTNWKGFFKEVDFGFGKSFKVEPILGKIMSNQCGNMVILVDADRWGKGSMEVFIILEHKQVSLLERDENFLAFTSKSS; from the coding sequence ATGGAATTCAACATTGTCTCAAGAGAGTTAATCACACCATCTTCCCAAACTCACCATCTTGAACCTTACAAACTTTGTCTTATTGACCAAATTTCTCCAAAATATTATTTCCCTGTCATTCTCTTCTATTCCAATAGTGATGCCAAACTCTTTGACCTCTCAAAAACCCTAACCCAAATGAAAATATCATTGTCAGAAACACTCAACTTGTATTATCCTTTGTCCGGAAGAGCAAAAGATGATCAATACATAGATGATTTTCAAGCTGGTGTTCCTTTCTTTGAAGCCAAAATCAATTGGCAAATGTCAGAATTCTTCCAAAGAGAAATTGAGTTTCATAACCAATTACTCCCTTTTCAACCATTTGGAAAAACACCCAATAATAATATTCCTCCAATTGCCTTCCAAGTGAACATATTTGGTTGTGGTGGAATTGCACTTGGTATTGTCTTCTACCATATGATTATGGATGCTGCAACAATGAGCAACTTTCTCAAATCTTGGGCTGCTTTTTCTTCGGGTTCAACTCACAAGGTAATAAACCCTAATCTCGTTGAAGGAACTATTCTTTTTCCTCCAAAAGAAATTGATTTTCTCAACGACTACACATCAGTAGTGAATCGCTTCTTTTTCAATGAGGGAGAGTATACGGCCAAGAGATTTGTTTTCGCCATTGAATCAATACAAACCCTAATAGAGATGGCGAAAAGTAAACACGTACCAAACCCTACTCGTAACTTGGCTGTCACTTGTTTCATATGGAAACATATTATGGCAGCATATTGGGCTGATTCCGAGCCCAATGATCTTATTACAGCTTGCCAAGTGATGAACATTCGTCCGCGAATGAAGTCTCGCCATAATGGTGATTCATTAGATGGTGTTGTGGGAAACTTAGTTGGGCATGTAGGCTCAGTTTTTGATCCTAATAACGACCATCAAAATGTTAAGAATAGTTCTGACATTAAGTTGAGTGATTTGGTGAGACGACTAAAGGAAGCCATGGAAGGATTTGAGGACTATTTTCTATGCCAAGTGAAAAAAGGTGGTGAGGAGGCTTCATCTGAGATGTTGGAACAAGTAGGGAATCTGAGTTTATTGGATAAGTTAGGAAAGCCTAATCACTTCATTTCGTTCACCAATTGGAAAGGGTTTTTCAAAGAGGTTGATTTTGGTTTTGGGAAGTCATTTAAGGTAGAGCCAATCTTAGGAAAGATCATGAGTAACCAATGTGGAAATATGGTGATATTGGTTGATGCTGATCGATGGGGTAAAGGTTCTATGGAAGTCTTTATTATATTAGAACACAAACAAGTGTCACTATTAGAAAGAGATGAAAATTTTTTAGCCTTTACTTCTAAAAGCTCCTAA